CAGCAGAATGTCGCGGATGAGGGTGAGTCCGATACCCTGCCCGTCGCGCTTGGTGCTGTAGAAGGGCGTGAACAGGTGGCGCTGCACCTCGGGCGGAATGCCGGGCCCGTCGTTTTCCAGCACCACCGTGGGCGGCGAGGCCGTGGTGCGCACCCAGATGTTGCCATCTTCCCCAATAGCCTCCAGGGCATTTTTGCCGATGTTGAGCAGGGCCTGCTCCAGCTGCTGGCCATCCAGGGCTACAAACAACGGGCCCGGCGTTAGCTCCCAGTGCCATTGGATGTGGCGCTTCTCGCTTTGCACCTGCAGCAGGCGGCAGGTGGATTTCAGCAGCTCATGCACATCTACGGGGCGCAGGGTGGGCGGCGGCAGGCGCACCAGGTTGGCAAAGTTGGCAATGAAGTTGGCCAGGTGCGTGCTGCGGTTCACGGATACCTCCAGCGCCTCCGTAAAGTCGGCGCGGTCTTCATCGGCCAGCTGCGGGGCGTAGTAGTGGAACGACTGCAAGATGGAGTTTACGGCGCCAATGGAGTTGTTCACCTCGTGCGACATCATCCGGATCAGCTTTTCATAGGCCTGCTTTTCCTGCCGGATGAGGTCCTGCGTGAGTTCCTCCAAGAGAATAAAGTAGCGCGTGAAGCCCCGGTCCAGAAAGTGCGAGGTGTGGGCCCGGTAGGTTTGCACGCCCGAGAGCTGCACTACCTGCGGGTGGCCGGGCTGCAGGCTGCTCAGCGCGGGGCCCCAGTCGCCGGGCAGGGCGGCCGGCAGCTGGCCCACCAGCGCGGGGGCGGGCAGTTGCAGCATGCGCGCGGCGGCCGGGTTCACGGACTCAATGCGGCCATCGAAATTCAGCAAGAGAATACCTGCCGGAGAGGCCTGAATGAGGTGCTCCAGCAGGAAGCTTTTCTCGTGCTGGGTGATGCGCTCCTGGCGCAGCTCGTCAATCATGTGGTTGTAGACCTCAATCAGCTGGTCCATCTCCCGCTGATTCACGGGCATGAACTTGGTGGAGAAGTCTTTGGCTTTAATGGCCTCCGTGCCGGCCGCAATCAGCTGAAACGGGCGCACAAAACCCCGGTACAAATGCACCGTCAGCACCACGGATACCAGCAGCAGCAGCTCGGCACTGATGAACAGCACGGTGTTCTGGCGCAGCACCTGCCAGGCCAGGGCCACCAGCACCCCGTGAATAATAATGGCAAAGAGCAGAAACTTAGCGCGCAGCGTCATGCAGCAAAATTAGAAACAGCAAGGTAGCGGATGCTGAATCGAAAGAAAGGTCATACTAAGCTGGTCGAAGCAGTTCTACCACTTTCTGGGAGTTACCACACCACCAACGTGCTGCGGCCAGCTCAGCATAACCACGTTTCTGGTTCATTGCGCCTGGCGGCGGCTACCCTTCCAGGGCGGCGTTGCCTTTTTCCACATCAAACGGAATATCGTACTTCTCCAGGCGGCGGTACAGGGCACCGCGGCTCAGGCCCAGGGCTTTGGCTACTTTGGACACGTTGCCCGCGTAGTGGTCCATGGATTTGCGAATCATCTGGGCTTCCAGCTCGTCCAGGGT
The Hymenobacter sp. DG25B genome window above contains:
- a CDS encoding sensor histidine kinase, whose amino-acid sequence is MTLRAKFLLFAIIIHGVLVALAWQVLRQNTVLFISAELLLLVSVVLTVHLYRGFVRPFQLIAAGTEAIKAKDFSTKFMPVNQREMDQLIEVYNHMIDELRQERITQHEKSFLLEHLIQASPAGILLLNFDGRIESVNPAAARMLQLPAPALVGQLPAALPGDWGPALSSLQPGHPQVVQLSGVQTYRAHTSHFLDRGFTRYFILLEELTQDLIRQEKQAYEKLIRMMSHEVNNSIGAVNSILQSFHYYAPQLADEDRADFTEALEVSVNRSTHLANFIANFANLVRLPPPTLRPVDVHELLKSTCRLLQVQSEKRHIQWHWELTPGPLFVALDGQQLEQALLNIGKNALEAIGEDGNIWVRTTASPPTVVLENDGPGIPPEVQRHLFTPFYSTKRDGQGIGLTLIRDILLQHHFPFSLKTQPDCRTAFSIELTATE